A stretch of Arachis hypogaea cultivar Tifrunner chromosome 15, arahy.Tifrunner.gnm2.J5K5, whole genome shotgun sequence DNA encodes these proteins:
- the LOC112747426 gene encoding patatin-like protein 4 isoform X2 codes for MAGLNSPSKLPPPSVGKLLTVLSIDGGGIKGLIPAVVLHCLEGELKAEEDEFKYLNGLLSDISIATSAAPTYLPAHCFTSEDGNKEFNMIDGGAAAGNPVLVSLSELGQEKMKHPELYPMMDRTDDYSNILLLSLGCGVQPPVAAPGWDVATVNQWNLIQWMAEFDASFNLKTSPMLDIIGAATTSVVEYYAYSLFKARNAERNYLRVQTDALTPDMDKMDNADPVNLQNLVDIANKMIEGNVKKINPVTFQLEPIDNTTTYKQELIRYAKILSDERKGRIAKLGSKKY; via the exons ATGGCTGGACTAAACTCACCATCAAAGCTACCACCTCCATCAGTGGGAAAGTTACTCACTGTCCTCAGCATTGATGGAGGTGGCATAAAAGGACTCATCCCTGCTGTTGTTCTTCACTGCCTTGAGGGAGAGCTTAAG GCTGAAGAAGATGAATTCAAATACTTGAATGGACTGCTGTCAGATATAAGCATAGCAACTTCAGCTGCACCCACATATCTCCCAGCACATTGTTTTACCTCTGAAGATGGTAACAAAGAATTTAATATGATTGATGGGGGTGCAGCTGCCGGTAATCCG GTATTGGTGTCTCTGAGTGAATTAGGACAAGAGAAGATGAAACATCCAGAATTATACCCAATGATGGACAGAACAGATGACTACTCCAATATCTTGCTGCTGTCTCTGGGTTGTGGAGTTCAACCGCCGGTGGCTGCGCCGGGATGGGACGTTGCCACAGTAAATCAATGGAATCTAATACAATGGATGGCTGAATTTGATGCATCTTTTAACCTAAAAACATCTCCTATGTTGGACATTATCGGTGCTGCAACAACAAGCGTAGTGGAGTATTATGCTTATAGTCTCTTTAAAGCTCGTAACGCTGAGCGCAATTACCTTCGAGTTCAG ACGGATGCTCTGACTCCAGATATGGATAAGATGGACAATGCAGACCCGGTTAACTTGCAGAATCTGGTGGATATTGCGAATAAGATGATAGAAGGAAACGTTAAAAAAATCAATCCAGTAACTTTTCAACTCGAACCCATCGATAATACTACTACGTATAAACAGGAGCTTATACG CTATGCTAAGATTCTGTCCGACGAGAGAAAGGGTCGAATCGCTAAATTGGGATCCAAGAAATATTAG
- the LOC112747426 gene encoding patatin-like protein 2 isoform X1, giving the protein MAGLNSPSKLPPPSVGKLLTVLSIDGGGIKGLIPAVVLHCLEGELKKLDGEQARIADYFDVIAGTSTGGLITAMLGAPDANANNPRPKFTTEDIKKFYIDDGAKIFPPNTPTPNSGPKYDGKFLHDTLKEELGSTRLVQSFSNLVIPTFDVLRLRPTIFSKFKAEEDEFKYLNGLLSDISIATSAAPTYLPAHCFTSEDGNKEFNMIDGGAAAGNPVLVSLSELGQEKMKHPELYPMMDRTDDYSNILLLSLGCGVQPPVAAPGWDVATVNQWNLIQWMAEFDASFNLKTSPMLDIIGAATTSVVEYYAYSLFKARNAERNYLRVQTDALTPDMDKMDNADPVNLQNLVDIANKMIEGNVKKINPVTFQLEPIDNTTTYKQELIRYAKILSDERKGRIAKLGSKKY; this is encoded by the exons ATGGCTGGACTAAACTCACCATCAAAGCTACCACCTCCATCAGTGGGAAAGTTACTCACTGTCCTCAGCATTGATGGAGGTGGCATAAAAGGACTCATCCCTGCTGTTGTTCTTCACTGCCTTGAGGGAGAGCTTAAG AAACTTGATGGAGAGCAGGCAAGAATTGCAGACTATTTTGATGTGATTGCAGGAACAAGCACTGGTGGCCTCATTACAGCAATGTTGGGTGCCCCAGATGCCAATGCAAACAACCCTCGTCCAAAATTTACTActgaagatataaaaaaattttatatcgaCGACGGTGCCAAAATTTTCCCTCCTAAcactcctactcctaattctgGGCCCAAATATGATGGAAAATTTTTACACGATACTTTGAAAGAAGAATTGGGATCAACTCGATTGGTTCAATCATTCTCCAATCTTGTGATTCCAACCTTTGATGTATTACGACTTAGGCCTACTATTTTCTCAAAGTTTAAG GCTGAAGAAGATGAATTCAAATACTTGAATGGACTGCTGTCAGATATAAGCATAGCAACTTCAGCTGCACCCACATATCTCCCAGCACATTGTTTTACCTCTGAAGATGGTAACAAAGAATTTAATATGATTGATGGGGGTGCAGCTGCCGGTAATCCG GTATTGGTGTCTCTGAGTGAATTAGGACAAGAGAAGATGAAACATCCAGAATTATACCCAATGATGGACAGAACAGATGACTACTCCAATATCTTGCTGCTGTCTCTGGGTTGTGGAGTTCAACCGCCGGTGGCTGCGCCGGGATGGGACGTTGCCACAGTAAATCAATGGAATCTAATACAATGGATGGCTGAATTTGATGCATCTTTTAACCTAAAAACATCTCCTATGTTGGACATTATCGGTGCTGCAACAACAAGCGTAGTGGAGTATTATGCTTATAGTCTCTTTAAAGCTCGTAACGCTGAGCGCAATTACCTTCGAGTTCAG ACGGATGCTCTGACTCCAGATATGGATAAGATGGACAATGCAGACCCGGTTAACTTGCAGAATCTGGTGGATATTGCGAATAAGATGATAGAAGGAAACGTTAAAAAAATCAATCCAGTAACTTTTCAACTCGAACCCATCGATAATACTACTACGTATAAACAGGAGCTTATACG CTATGCTAAGATTCTGTCCGACGAGAGAAAGGGTCGAATCGCTAAATTGGGATCCAAGAAATATTAG